The stretch of DNA GAAGTATGAGGAGTAATAAAAAAATCATAGTAATCTTCAACTTTTATCTTTAACTCCTTATTTGATAATCTTAATATTGTCCATATAGCGTTTCTGTCATTTCCAAATGGACCAATAGAATTCGTAATTAGGAAAGAGGAATCTGCAAGAAAATTGATATTAATTTTATTTTTTTCATTATAAAAATACCAAAACCCTAAATAAACTTTATCTGTAATACAATTTGTTAATTTTAATTTCCAGTTATTGTTGTCTGCTAAATTGTAGACTTCATTTGTAAATTCTATTTTGCAACCCAATTTTGAAAAATATTCAATAGTAGAATCTATACCATTTATGTAAAACTTATCAATTTTCCATGTTCCTGTCATACGTTTTTTTGCCGAGCGCAAACTAAAGCAAGGTCCTTCTTCATATTTTTTGCAGCCTTCGGCAAGGGCTGTTATTGCTATAAGTATGATAAGTAGTTTTTTCATAATATTAAGTTATAAGGGTATAAAGGTATAGGGGTATAAGGGGATAGGGAAATAAGGTTTTTTGTAAATTTATTTTTTTATACCATATACCATATACCATATACCTCTATACCTCTATACCGTATACCTTTATACCATATACCTTTTTTTATTGAATAATAACTTTTGCAAATCTAAAGAAATAGATTTTTAGAAAATAAAAAAAGCTGCCAATTTTTTTTTTGACAGCTTTCAATGTATGATAATAATTGTTACATTCTTTTTTCTTTAATTCTGGCTTTTTTACCTCTTAATCCGCGGATGTAGAATATACGAGCCCTGCGAACAACGCCTTTTTTATTCAGTTCGATTTTTTCAATAAAAGGTGAAGCAATAGGGAATATCCTTTCAACGCCAATATTACCTGATATTTTGCGAACAGTAAAAGTTTCTGTAGCGCCATCGCCGCATCGTTGCAAAACAATACCCTGATATTGCTGAATACGTTCTTTATTACCTTCAATAATTTTATAATGAACAGTAATAGTATCGCCGGCTTTAAAAGCTGGGTAATCTTTTTTCGGCATTAGTTCCTGCTCAATCTGTTTTATAATTTCTGCCTTCATGACTTCTTGATATTTAAATATTAATCTTCAAAAACGGAGTGCAAATGTATGAATATTTTTTAAGTATTCACAAATTTTACAAAAAAAATAAATTAATTGGGAAACAGTTGCTTCTGTTAATTTCGTTGCAAATATAATTATACTCGTTCTTATCAGGTTTGCAAAGGCAAAACTGTTTAGAACGAGTTATACCGTACAGAAAACAAAAAATATTTTTGCAAAACTCTTTTCTGTCGGTATAATTATACCAATTGTTAATTTAAAATAGGCCAAAGGATATTTTAAATTTTACAATGGTTATGCCGATGACATAGATGTTATAGTACAATTTATTGGACTATTACATATATACAATCGGTATTAAAGATATTTTATAAAAAAAACCGACCGCTTGAAGAAAATGAATGATGTTTTTACTGGTATG from Bacteroidales bacterium encodes:
- the rplS gene encoding 50S ribosomal protein L19, with translation MKAEIIKQIEQELMPKKDYPAFKAGDTITVHYKIIEGNKERIQQYQGIVLQRCGDGATETFTVRKISGNIGVERIFPIASPFIEKIELNKKGVVRRARIFYIRGLRGKKARIKEKRM